A window of Exiguobacterium sp. FSL W8-0210 contains these coding sequences:
- the ptsP gene encoding phosphoenolpyruvate--protein phosphotransferase — MAQHIKGIGASAGIAIAKAFVMETPVFEIPSHKIEDAAAEKERFQAAIAKSKTELEVIRENTLQELGPDKAEIFSAHLLILEDPEIVSQVNAKIEDEQANAAKALDEVANMMVMIFESMDNEYMRERAADVRDVTKRTMAHLLGITFVTPAQINEEVIIIAEDLTPSDTAQLNRKYAKGFATNIGGRTSHSAIMSRSLEIPAVVGTKVVLTDVKHGDLIILDGAEGDVIVNPSEEQVAEYEAKRAAYIAQKEEWKKLKNEKTMTADGHHVELAANIGTPNDVKGVLDNGAEAVGLYRTEFLYMDAETFPTEDEQFTAYKTVLESMGDKKVVIRTLDIGGDKELSYLDLPHEMNPFLGYRAIRLCLDQTDLFRTQLRALLRASAYGKLAVMFPMIATIEEFRAAKALLLEEKANLQAEGVTVSEDIEVGMMVEIPATAVMARQFAKEVDFFSVGTNDLIQYTMAADRMNEKVSYLYQPFNPAILNLLNNVITEAHKAGKWVGMCGEMAGEELALPILLGLGLDEFSMSASSVLRARSLMTRLNKSECEAIVEQVLDMDTAEEVVDFLSTTFDIKK; from the coding sequence ATGGCACAACATATCAAGGGAATTGGCGCTTCTGCAGGGATCGCGATTGCAAAAGCATTCGTGATGGAAACACCGGTCTTTGAGATTCCATCGCACAAAATCGAGGATGCAGCTGCGGAAAAAGAACGTTTCCAAGCGGCAATCGCAAAATCGAAGACGGAACTCGAAGTCATTCGTGAAAATACCTTACAAGAATTAGGTCCAGATAAAGCGGAGATCTTCTCGGCTCACCTTCTCATCTTAGAAGATCCGGAAATCGTCAGTCAGGTGAACGCAAAAATCGAGGACGAGCAAGCAAATGCTGCAAAAGCACTCGATGAAGTCGCAAACATGATGGTCATGATTTTCGAATCAATGGATAACGAATACATGCGCGAACGTGCAGCAGACGTTCGTGACGTCACAAAACGGACGATGGCTCACCTTCTCGGTATCACGTTCGTCACTCCAGCTCAAATCAATGAAGAAGTCATCATCATCGCGGAAGACTTGACTCCTTCAGATACAGCTCAATTGAACCGTAAATATGCTAAAGGTTTCGCAACGAACATTGGTGGCCGGACATCGCACTCTGCCATCATGTCACGTTCACTCGAAATCCCAGCAGTCGTCGGTACAAAAGTCGTCTTGACGGATGTTAAACACGGCGATCTCATCATCCTTGACGGTGCAGAAGGTGACGTCATCGTCAACCCAAGCGAAGAGCAGGTGGCTGAGTATGAAGCAAAACGTGCAGCATACATCGCACAAAAAGAAGAGTGGAAAAAACTCAAGAACGAAAAAACAATGACGGCAGATGGTCATCACGTCGAGCTCGCTGCAAACATCGGTACACCAAACGATGTCAAAGGCGTTTTGGATAACGGTGCAGAAGCAGTTGGTCTCTACCGTACGGAATTCCTTTACATGGATGCAGAGACGTTCCCAACGGAAGACGAGCAGTTCACAGCTTACAAAACGGTTCTCGAGTCAATGGGCGATAAAAAAGTCGTTATCCGGACACTTGATATCGGTGGCGATAAAGAATTGTCGTACCTTGATCTCCCACACGAGATGAACCCGTTCCTCGGTTACCGTGCGATTCGTCTCTGTCTCGATCAAACAGATTTGTTCCGTACGCAATTACGCGCACTTCTTCGTGCGAGTGCATACGGTAAACTGGCTGTCATGTTCCCGATGATCGCAACGATCGAAGAGTTCCGTGCTGCAAAAGCACTTCTCCTTGAAGAGAAAGCAAACCTCCAAGCTGAAGGCGTCACGGTATCGGAAGACATCGAAGTCGGTATGATGGTCGAGATTCCAGCAACAGCGGTCATGGCTCGTCAGTTCGCAAAAGAAGTCGACTTCTTCTCTGTCGGAACGAACGATTTGATTCAATACACGATGGCAGCAGACCGGATGAACGAAAAAGTATCATACCTGTATCAACCGTTCAACCCAGCGATCTTGAACCTCTTGAACAACGTCATCACTGAAGCACACAAAGCAGGCAAATGGGTCGGCATGTGTGGTGAGATGGCAGGAGAAGAATTGGCTCTTCCAATCCTTCTTGGTCTTGGTCTCGATGAGTTCTCGATGTCAGCATCATCTGTCCTTCGCGCACGTAGCTTGATGACACGCCTCAACAAATCAGAGTGTGAAGCAATCGTTGAGCAAGTACTCGATATGGATACGGCAGAAGAAGTCGTCGACTTCCTCAGCACGACATTCGACATCAAAAAATAA
- a CDS encoding MDR family MFS transporter, whose translation MSSTTTKTNTTPVVIGLLIGILVAAMDNTIVATAMPTIVIELNGFDQYAWVTSAYMIATVAGMPIFGKLSDMYGRKRFFLFGMLLFMIGSILCGMADSIIELSAYRALQGLGGGALMPIAFTIIFDIFPPEKRGKVSGLFGAVFGISSIFGPLLGALLTDSLDWRWVFYINIPLGLIALGLVTVFYQESPIHRTQKIDYVGALTLVAGLVLFLLALEMGGKEYAWSSPQILGLFGAALVAFLAFAFAERRAADPVITFSLFRRRLFAATQGVAFFYGFVFISASVFIPIFVQGVFGGSATNSGLILMPMLIASVISAQLGGQLPNKFGFRNVMIVSAVFFLLGVYLLSTMTLETSRTAVTIYMIILGFGVGFSFSLLNLASINGIEMQRRGAATSMGSTFRTIGMTLGVTVLGIIQSRTFTSAVTDRLPQDGAPSGGQFPTADAFAKMPPEVATAIKTSLAESISTVYFWALIPAVLGVIFIFLMGNERPILSEQATPAKKKQVQ comes from the coding sequence ATGTCTTCGACTACAACAAAAACAAATACGACACCTGTCGTCATCGGATTATTGATTGGGATTTTAGTCGCGGCGATGGATAACACGATCGTTGCGACAGCGATGCCGACGATCGTCATTGAACTGAATGGGTTTGATCAGTATGCATGGGTCACGTCGGCTTACATGATCGCAACCGTTGCTGGGATGCCGATCTTCGGTAAACTGAGTGACATGTATGGAAGAAAACGCTTCTTCCTCTTTGGAATGCTCCTCTTCATGATCGGGAGTATCTTATGTGGAATGGCAGACTCGATCATTGAATTGTCTGCCTATCGTGCCTTGCAAGGACTTGGTGGTGGGGCGTTGATGCCGATTGCCTTTACAATCATCTTTGATATCTTCCCGCCGGAAAAACGGGGGAAAGTCAGTGGGTTGTTCGGAGCAGTTTTCGGTATCTCGAGTATCTTCGGACCATTGCTTGGGGCGTTATTGACGGATTCCCTCGACTGGCGCTGGGTGTTTTACATTAATATTCCACTTGGTTTGATTGCCCTTGGTCTTGTGACGGTCTTCTATCAGGAATCACCGATTCACCGGACGCAGAAAATCGACTATGTCGGTGCCTTGACGCTTGTCGCTGGACTAGTGTTATTCTTACTCGCACTTGAAATGGGTGGGAAGGAATATGCGTGGTCTTCGCCACAAATTCTTGGTCTGTTCGGAGCAGCACTCGTCGCGTTCCTTGCCTTCGCATTTGCTGAACGACGTGCTGCGGATCCCGTCATTACGTTCAGCCTGTTCCGCCGTCGTTTATTTGCAGCAACACAGGGCGTGGCGTTCTTTTATGGATTCGTCTTTATCTCGGCGAGTGTATTCATTCCAATCTTCGTGCAAGGTGTCTTTGGTGGCAGTGCGACGAACTCCGGTCTGATCCTGATGCCGATGTTGATCGCTTCAGTCATCTCGGCGCAACTTGGTGGACAGTTGCCGAACAAGTTTGGATTCCGGAACGTCATGATCGTCTCGGCGGTCTTCTTCCTACTCGGTGTCTATCTCCTTAGTACGATGACGCTTGAGACATCGCGGACAGCGGTAACGATTTATATGATCATTCTTGGCTTCGGTGTCGGCTTTAGTTTCTCTCTGTTGAATCTAGCGAGTATCAATGGCATCGAGATGCAACGTCGGGGCGCAGCGACCTCGATGGGCTCGACATTCCGGACAATCGGGATGACGCTTGGTGTCACGGTTCTCGGAATCATTCAATCACGGACGTTCACGTCGGCTGTAACGGATCGGTTGCCGCAAGACGGAGCGCCGTCCGGTGGACAGTTCCCAACGGCTGATGCGTTTGCGAAGATGCCACCAGAAGTTGCGACAGCAATCAAGACGTCGCTTGCAGAATCAATCTCAACCGTCTATTTCTGGGCGTTGATTCCAGCAGTACTCGGTGTCATCTTTATCTTCTTGATGGGGAATGAGCGTCCGATTCTGTCGGAACAAGCAACGCCAGCGAAGAAGAAACAAGTTCAATAA
- the ptsG gene encoding glucose-specific PTS transporter subunit IIBC: MWKNVFGVLQRIGKALMLPVAILPAAGLLLAFGTAFQNPNLTQYLPFLENDSLVVIWRVMQDAGDIIFANLGLLFAVGVAIGLANGEGVAGLAAIVGFLIMNKVISSFLQITPEKITEAQKASDLSYATVLGIPTLQMGVFGGIIAGLIAAYSYNKFFKIKLPDFLGFFAGKRFVPIATALFSLVAGFALSYIWPPIGTGINTFSKTIIEANEPLSAFIFGLVERSLIPFGLHHIWYSSFWFQFGEYTDKAGTIINGDQRIFFAQLKDGVPFTAGTYMTGKYPFMMFGLPAACLAMYHTVAKDRRKAVEGLYFSAALTSFLTGITEPVEFSFVFVAPLLFAVHAVFAGLSFMIMDLLNVKIGMTFSGGLIDYTLFGILPNRTSWWLVIPVGLVFAVIYYFGFRFVITKFDLKIPGREAIKEGAVTSTAQAGDLPYEILQAFGGPSNIKHLDACITRLRITVNDKSGVNKERLKELGAAGVLEVGDNVQAIFGPKSDGIKTEMADIMKDPNYKPKETPEADPIPQVPTGDEARTSGTTADTGPLAGDRGGAYVPEDGYVAPLSGIIRSLDDVPDQVYSGRMMGDGYAIEPTEGYVVSPVSGEITTFFPTKHAIGILADNGDEILIHIGIDTVSLEGKGFEALAKAGDRVEPGTPLLNVDLEQVRPLVPSLLTPIIVTNSGDRKVDVDVGRTVEAGEAISYRVE, encoded by the coding sequence ATGTGGAAAAACGTGTTTGGTGTCTTACAGCGGATCGGTAAGGCCCTGATGTTACCGGTAGCGATTTTGCCGGCAGCGGGGCTATTGCTCGCGTTCGGGACAGCGTTTCAAAACCCGAACTTGACGCAATATTTACCGTTCCTCGAGAACGATTCGCTAGTCGTCATCTGGCGGGTCATGCAGGATGCGGGTGACATCATCTTTGCGAACCTTGGGTTACTGTTTGCCGTCGGGGTCGCGATTGGTCTTGCGAATGGGGAAGGGGTTGCCGGTCTAGCAGCCATCGTCGGTTTCTTGATCATGAACAAGGTCATCAGTTCATTCTTACAGATCACACCAGAAAAAATCACGGAAGCACAGAAAGCGAGTGACTTGTCGTATGCGACGGTCCTCGGGATACCGACCTTGCAAATGGGGGTATTTGGAGGGATCATTGCCGGTTTGATAGCAGCGTACAGTTATAATAAATTCTTTAAAATCAAACTGCCTGATTTCCTCGGATTCTTCGCAGGGAAACGTTTTGTTCCGATTGCAACTGCCTTATTTAGTCTTGTCGCCGGATTTGCCTTATCGTACATTTGGCCACCGATTGGAACAGGTATCAATACGTTCTCGAAAACAATCATCGAAGCGAACGAACCGTTGTCTGCCTTTATCTTTGGACTCGTCGAACGTTCATTGATTCCGTTTGGTCTTCACCATATCTGGTACTCAAGTTTCTGGTTCCAGTTCGGGGAATATACGGATAAAGCCGGAACAATCATCAATGGGGATCAGCGGATCTTCTTCGCACAGTTGAAGGACGGTGTACCATTTACGGCAGGGACATATATGACCGGGAAGTATCCATTCATGATGTTCGGTCTGCCAGCAGCCTGTCTTGCGATGTACCACACGGTCGCAAAAGATCGTCGTAAAGCCGTCGAAGGTCTTTATTTCTCAGCTGCGTTGACTTCTTTCCTGACTGGTATCACGGAGCCAGTCGAGTTCTCCTTCGTCTTCGTTGCACCACTCTTGTTTGCCGTTCACGCCGTCTTTGCTGGTCTTTCATTCATGATCATGGATTTACTGAACGTCAAGATCGGGATGACGTTCTCCGGTGGATTGATTGACTACACGTTATTCGGGATTCTACCGAACCGAACCTCGTGGTGGCTCGTCATTCCAGTCGGTCTTGTCTTCGCCGTCATCTATTACTTTGGATTCCGTTTCGTCATCACGAAGTTTGATCTAAAGATTCCGGGACGCGAAGCGATTAAAGAAGGTGCCGTTACCTCAACGGCACAAGCAGGCGATCTTCCGTATGAAATTCTACAAGCATTCGGTGGTCCATCAAACATTAAACATTTAGATGCTTGTATCACGCGTCTGCGGATTACGGTCAATGATAAATCAGGCGTCAACAAAGAGCGCTTGAAAGAACTTGGCGCTGCCGGTGTTCTTGAAGTCGGAGATAACGTCCAGGCGATCTTTGGACCGAAATCCGACGGGATCAAGACAGAGATGGCAGACATCATGAAAGATCCAAACTATAAACCGAAAGAGACACCAGAAGCAGATCCAATTCCACAAGTTCCAACGGGAGACGAAGCACGGACTTCTGGAACTACAGCAGATACCGGTCCACTCGCTGGGGATCGTGGCGGGGCTTACGTGCCTGAAGATGGATATGTTGCACCACTAAGCGGTATCATTCGTTCTCTCGATGATGTACCGGACCAAGTCTACTCCGGTCGCATGATGGGTGACGGATATGCGATCGAACCAACGGAAGGATATGTCGTCTCTCCGGTTTCTGGTGAGATCACGACGTTCTTCCCAACGAAACACGCGATCGGTATTCTTGCGGATAATGGAGATGAAATCTTAATCCACATCGGTATTGATACGGTGTCACTCGAAGGAAAAGGATTCGAGGCGTTGGCGAAAGCCGGCGATCGTGTCGAACCGGGGACACCACTTCTCAATGTCGATCTTGAACAAGTACGACCACTCGTACCATCATTACTGACGCCGATCATCGTCACGAACAGCGGCGATCGAAAAGTCGACGTTGATGTCGGACGGACGGTCGAAGCCGGAGAAGCGATTTCGTATCGAGTAGAGTAA
- the ptsG gene encoding glucose-specific PTS transporter subunit IIBC: protein MFKQIFAVLQRVGKALMLPVAILPAAGILLGFGNAMQNPNLTSKLEFLKNDAIIKVAKLMEAAGDIIFGNLALLFAVGVAIGLAGDGAAGLAAIVGFLIMNKTMSVWLGVTPEMVANGQGYANVLGIPTLQTGVFGGIIIGLIAAWAYGKYHNLELPQFLGFFAGKRFVPIVTAVVSLFAGLVLVFVWPFAQDGLNTFSHFMMEKNPTLAAFVFGLIERSLIPFGLHHIFYAPFWFEFGSYTNAAGDVVRGDQAIFFAQLKDNVELTAGTFMTGKFPFMMFGLPAAALAMYHEARPERRAVVGGLLGSAALTAFLTGITEPIEFAFLFVAPILFAVHAVFAGLSFMTMQLLNVKIGMTFSGGLIDFLLFGVLPGRTQWWLVIVVGLALSVIYYVGFRFAIRKFNLKTPGREDAAQETSSAQGSELAEGILDALGSESNIKHLDACITRLRVEVLDKSKVNKDELKKLGAAGVLEVGNNVQAIYGPKSDNIKSEIQAVIASRKQEKTV from the coding sequence ATGTTCAAACAGATTTTTGCTGTTCTTCAACGTGTCGGTAAAGCGTTGATGCTTCCTGTAGCGATTTTGCCAGCTGCCGGTATCCTACTCGGATTCGGTAACGCGATGCAAAATCCGAACTTGACGTCAAAACTCGAGTTCTTAAAAAATGATGCAATCATCAAGGTTGCAAAATTGATGGAAGCAGCCGGGGATATCATCTTCGGTAACTTAGCACTCTTATTCGCGGTCGGTGTCGCGATTGGTCTTGCAGGGGACGGCGCAGCCGGACTTGCGGCAATCGTCGGATTCTTGATCATGAACAAAACAATGAGCGTTTGGCTCGGCGTTACACCAGAAATGGTTGCTAACGGTCAAGGGTATGCAAACGTACTCGGTATCCCAACACTTCAAACTGGGGTATTCGGTGGTATCATCATCGGTCTGATTGCAGCTTGGGCGTACGGGAAGTACCATAATCTCGAATTGCCGCAGTTCCTCGGATTCTTTGCTGGTAAACGTTTCGTTCCAATCGTCACTGCTGTCGTTTCATTGTTCGCAGGTCTTGTACTTGTATTCGTTTGGCCGTTCGCACAGGACGGATTGAACACATTCTCCCACTTCATGATGGAGAAAAACCCAACACTCGCAGCATTCGTCTTCGGTCTCATCGAACGTTCGTTGATTCCATTCGGTCTTCACCACATCTTCTATGCACCATTCTGGTTCGAATTCGGTTCGTACACGAATGCAGCAGGTGATGTCGTTCGTGGTGACCAAGCGATCTTCTTCGCTCAATTGAAAGATAACGTTGAATTAACTGCTGGTACATTCATGACTGGTAAATTCCCGTTCATGATGTTCGGTCTTCCAGCAGCAGCTCTTGCTATGTACCACGAAGCTCGTCCTGAGCGCCGTGCAGTCGTTGGTGGTCTTCTTGGATCAGCAGCACTTACAGCATTCTTGACAGGTATCACAGAGCCAATCGAATTCGCGTTCTTGTTCGTTGCTCCAATCTTGTTCGCAGTTCACGCAGTCTTCGCAGGTCTCTCGTTCATGACGATGCAATTGTTGAACGTTAAGATCGGTATGACATTCTCTGGTGGTTTGATTGACTTCCTTCTCTTCGGTGTTCTTCCAGGACGCACGCAGTGGTGGCTCGTCATCGTCGTCGGTCTTGCACTCTCTGTCATCTACTATGTTGGATTCCGTTTCGCAATCCGCAAGTTCAACCTGAAAACTCCAGGTCGTGAAGATGCAGCGCAAGAGACTTCATCTGCTCAAGGTTCTGAACTCGCTGAAGGTATCCTTGATGCACTCGGTTCAGAGTCGAACATCAAACACTTGGATGCATGTATCACACGTCTTCGTGTCGAAGTTCTCGACAAATCGAAAGTCAACAAAGATGAGTTGAAAAAATTAGGTGCTGCTGGTGTCCTTGAAGTTGGTAACAACGTTCAAGCGATCTACGGACCGAAATCAGACAACATCAAGTCTGAAATCCAAGCCGTCATCGCATCACGTAAACAAGAAAAAACAGTCTAA
- the glcT gene encoding glucose PTS transporter transcription antiterminator GlcT → MDKQMYHVIKVLNNNVVICSTGANQEVIILAKGIGFGRKPGDQLTDLDKLEKVYTLKDKEEQDQYKALVGHLDENFIALMNEIVSMIETRFGKKVDEHIHIGLTDHLTFTFKRLEQGMEVTNPFLAETEALYPEEYALAEEIVEFISAEMNFYLPPAETGFIALHIHSATNFKDVLEVNRHHQLVGLIASHIEQRLEIKIDRKSLDYKRLIRHLRSAIERVSNGEYLEAPEKVEKLLREEYPLCYDTAWELMSIMERQLKKAVPRGEATYLTMHLQRLVQYDSGK, encoded by the coding sequence ATGGATAAACAAATGTACCACGTTATCAAGGTATTGAATAATAATGTCGTCATTTGTTCAACTGGTGCGAATCAGGAAGTCATTATCCTCGCGAAAGGGATTGGCTTCGGTCGGAAGCCAGGCGATCAACTGACAGATCTCGACAAGTTGGAAAAAGTCTACACGTTGAAGGATAAAGAAGAACAGGATCAATATAAGGCGCTCGTCGGTCACCTCGATGAAAATTTCATCGCGTTGATGAATGAAATCGTTTCAATGATCGAGACACGGTTCGGGAAAAAAGTCGATGAACATATCCATATCGGATTAACGGATCATTTGACGTTTACGTTCAAACGACTGGAACAAGGAATGGAAGTCACCAATCCGTTTCTTGCCGAAACGGAAGCCTTGTATCCGGAAGAGTACGCACTTGCAGAAGAAATCGTCGAGTTCATCAGTGCCGAGATGAATTTTTACCTGCCTCCAGCCGAGACAGGGTTCATCGCACTTCATATTCATTCTGCGACGAACTTCAAAGACGTACTTGAAGTTAACCGCCATCATCAGCTCGTCGGTTTAATTGCTAGTCATATCGAACAGCGACTGGAGATTAAAATCGACCGAAAATCGCTTGATTACAAGCGTCTGATTCGGCACCTTCGTTCAGCGATTGAAAGGGTTTCCAATGGGGAGTATCTAGAGGCTCCAGAAAAAGTAGAAAAGCTATTGCGTGAAGAATATCCGCTATGCTATGATACTGCTTGGGAGCTGATGTCCATCATGGAACGTCAGTTGAAGAAAGCGGTACCGCGCGGTGAGGCGACGTATCTTACGATGCATCTGCAACGCTTAGTGCAGTACGATTCAGGTAAATGA
- a CDS encoding YuiB family protein, which yields MHIIQAVIGSVLYLVMFFSIGFILNMLLRSTWVMLVLYPIILIMMIDNQSTLEYFTNAREAIPNLGDRIAGLQAADITMFAAGFAGIIIAGLSIRFLRKSGYQMF from the coding sequence ATGCATATCATTCAAGCCGTGATCGGGAGTGTGCTTTATCTCGTCATGTTCTTTAGTATCGGATTCATCTTAAACATGTTGTTGCGGAGTACATGGGTGATGCTCGTACTCTATCCGATCATCCTCATCATGATGATCGACAACCAATCGACGCTCGAATACTTCACGAATGCTCGTGAAGCGATTCCGAATCTTGGGGACCGGATTGCTGGACTGCAGGCAGCGGATATCACGATGTTCGCAGCTGGGTTTGCTGGAATCATCATCGCCGGTCTATCGATTCGCTTCTTGCGTAAGAGCGGTTACCAAATGTTTTAA
- a CDS encoding NAD(P)/FAD-dependent oxidoreductase: protein MNTPNIVILGAGYGGLITAVNLQKKLGVDQANITLINKHDYHYQTTWLHEPAAGTMSAEQARIYINDVINPSRVKLVKGIVEKVDTAAKTVLLQDGGTVPYDYVVVALGGVPETFGIKGLKEHALTISSLNSARKIKEHIDYSFAQYKTTGSQDRSLLTIVVGGAGFTGIEFMGELVNRIPELCKQYDIPRELVRVVNIEAAPTVLPGFDADLVNYAHKWLERQGVEFKLGNGIKECGPGSVTFGPLQGDTTETIEANTIIWTGGVSGNPVVAASGFEAMRNRVVVEEDLRVPGHDNVFMIGDCSAVMDPSSNRPYPPTAQIATQQAHKVAENIAALIAGRQTSTFTYENKGTVASLGHKDGIGMVFGKKIYGRNASFMKKVIDNKHFFELKKLGLAIKKGKF from the coding sequence ATGAACACACCTAACATTGTTATTCTTGGAGCGGGCTACGGTGGATTGATCACAGCAGTCAACCTTCAAAAGAAACTCGGCGTCGATCAAGCGAACATCACGTTGATTAATAAACACGACTATCATTACCAAACAACTTGGTTGCATGAACCAGCTGCAGGTACGATGTCTGCGGAGCAAGCACGCATCTACATCAATGATGTCATCAACCCGTCACGCGTCAAACTTGTCAAAGGTATCGTTGAGAAAGTCGACACGGCTGCTAAAACGGTTCTCTTACAAGATGGCGGAACAGTTCCTTACGATTACGTCGTCGTTGCTCTCGGTGGCGTTCCTGAAACATTCGGTATCAAAGGATTGAAGGAACACGCTCTGACGATCAGCTCGTTGAACAGCGCCCGTAAAATCAAGGAACATATCGATTACTCATTCGCACAGTACAAAACAACAGGATCACAAGATCGTTCACTCTTGACGATCGTTGTTGGTGGTGCTGGATTCACAGGAATCGAGTTCATGGGTGAGCTCGTCAACCGTATTCCAGAACTGTGCAAACAATATGATATCCCACGCGAACTCGTTCGTGTCGTTAACATCGAGGCAGCACCGACAGTCCTTCCAGGATTCGATGCTGATCTCGTCAACTACGCACACAAATGGCTTGAGCGCCAAGGCGTCGAGTTCAAACTCGGTAACGGCATCAAGGAATGTGGACCAGGAAGCGTCACGTTCGGTCCGCTTCAAGGCGACACGACTGAGACGATTGAAGCGAACACGATCATCTGGACTGGTGGCGTCAGCGGTAACCCTGTCGTTGCAGCATCTGGTTTCGAAGCGATGCGTAACCGTGTCGTCGTCGAAGAAGATCTTCGTGTTCCAGGACACGATAACGTCTTCATGATCGGTGACTGTTCAGCAGTCATGGATCCAAGTTCGAACCGTCCGTACCCACCGACTGCACAAATCGCGACACAACAAGCACACAAAGTCGCTGAGAACATCGCAGCACTCATCGCGGGTCGTCAAACATCGACGTTCACGTACGAGAACAAAGGAACGGTTGCTTCACTTGGTCATAAAGATGGTATCGGCATGGTCTTCGGCAAGAAGATTTACGGTCGTAACGCATCGTTCATGAAAAAAGTCATCGACAACAAACACTTCTTTGAACTGAAAAAACTTGGTCTTGCGATCAAAAAAGGGAAGTTCTAA
- a CDS encoding NAD(P)/FAD-dependent oxidoreductase produces the protein MHQPYDVTIIGGGPVGLFTAFYSGMRQMKTKVIESLPQLGGQLATLYPEKYIYDIAGFPKVKAQELVDRLLEQANEFDPTYVLGETVIAYERMDDGIIRLVTNKGEHYTKTVILTAGNGSFAARPLGVADAERFEETNLHYFVNDMERFKDRQVVLLGGGDSAVDWSLMLEPIAKSVTLVHRRDKFRAHEHSVELLHDSSVNVMTPYTLESVTGESHIETLTFKHAESGEVVVVAADDVVCNFGFVSSLGPLKEWEVEFERNSIRVNSKMETAIPGVFACGDIATYEGRVKLIATGFGEAPIAVNQAKLLVDPSARHPQHSTSLFEKVTNHS, from the coding sequence ATGCACCAACCATATGATGTCACGATCATCGGCGGCGGTCCGGTCGGACTGTTCACCGCGTTTTATTCAGGGATGCGCCAGATGAAGACGAAGGTCATCGAGAGTCTACCTCAATTAGGTGGTCAACTCGCTACGCTTTATCCTGAAAAATATATATACGATATTGCCGGTTTTCCGAAAGTAAAAGCTCAGGAACTGGTTGATCGGTTGCTTGAACAAGCGAACGAATTCGATCCGACCTATGTACTCGGTGAGACCGTCATCGCTTATGAACGGATGGATGATGGGATCATCCGCCTCGTCACGAACAAAGGCGAGCATTATACGAAGACCGTCATCTTGACGGCAGGAAACGGCTCGTTCGCGGCACGTCCACTCGGCGTCGCTGACGCAGAACGCTTCGAAGAAACGAACTTACACTATTTCGTCAACGATATGGAACGTTTCAAGGATCGCCAAGTCGTCTTACTTGGTGGCGGTGACTCAGCAGTTGACTGGTCATTGATGCTTGAGCCGATCGCAAAATCCGTCACGCTCGTCCACCGTCGTGATAAGTTCCGTGCCCATGAACATTCGGTCGAATTGTTACACGATTCGTCCGTCAACGTCATGACGCCGTATACACTTGAATCAGTTACAGGTGAGTCGCACATCGAGACGCTGACGTTCAAACATGCTGAAAGTGGTGAAGTCGTCGTCGTCGCTGCGGACGACGTCGTCTGTAACTTCGGCTTCGTCTCGTCACTCGGACCGCTCAAAGAATGGGAAGTCGAATTCGAACGCAATTCGATTCGTGTCAATTCGAAGATGGAGACTGCGATTCCGGGCGTCTTCGCTTGTGGTGATATCGCAACTTACGAAGGACGCGTCAAACTGATCGCAACGGGCTTCGGTGAAGCACCAATCGCCGTTAACCAAGCGAAACTTCTTGTTGATCCATCTGCTCGTCACCCGCAACACTCGACGAGTCTGTTCGAAAAAGTAACGAATCATTCTTGA